In Stigmatopora nigra isolate UIUO_SnigA chromosome 18, RoL_Snig_1.1, whole genome shotgun sequence, one genomic interval encodes:
- the bbs1 gene encoding BBSome complex member BBS1 codes for MSGDDGKWLDAHYDPLAGLRTFTSCVALADLSGDGDARLVAADLGAATAPAVKLKVYRGTALSGESVLLDLPCGLVAFFMDLHEPRVPAVAVASGSCVYVYKNLRPYFKFTLPGLEVNASEQDAWRQAREGHIDPPALKEMLESLRNQADVPLSARSLRFLSVDGADLEDFVRLHKQQPVKRQTVITCMSTLKKSTADEDGVSCLLIGTESAHLYVLDPEAFVILAKMWLPAPPTTMDVTGQFDVEFRITVACRDGNIYILRRDSEKAKYCVELTSHPVGLLRVGKNVVVGTADHNLQAFTQKGKKLWKVSLPAAIRTMAPMELPARGLQAVLVALANCEVQLYADKNLLSSVRTPAAVSAVRFGRYGREDGALVMSTEGGGLMVKILKRTAEFRERDGGGNGGGGTPGGGPPAAQGVRLNVPKKTKLYVDQTLREREHAAAMHRAFQMDLARLRLAAARAYARALESSLAPVSSGPGRWLKMTAAVRGLGASLELTLGLQNTAAAGRRPLRDLSVSFLYDGASYRLREPLLKIALLLPGPVYPLRTLVERLGQVPDVIKVFVLAGGRGAPLLTAHVNMPAGELAVAR; via the exons CGGGACGGCGCTGAGCGGCGAGAGCGTCCTGCTGGACCTCCCGTGCGGCCTGGTGGCCTTCTTCATGGACCTGCACGAGCCCCGCGTCCCCGCCGTGGCCGTGGCTTCCGGCTCTTGCGTCTACGTCTACAAGAACCTCAGACCTTACTTCAAGTTCACGCTGCCCGGACTGGAAGTCAATGCGTCGGAGCAG GACGCCTGGCGGCAGGCCAGGGAGGGCCACATCGACCCCCCGGCCCTCAAGGAGATGTTGGAGAGTCTGCGCAACCAGGCGGACGTGCCCCTGTCCGCTCGCTCGCTCCGCTTCCTGTCTGTGGACGGCGCCGATCTGGAAGATTTTGTCCGGCTGCACAAGCAGCAGCCCGTCAAGCGACAG ACTGTCATCACGTGCATGTCCACGCTGAAGAAGAGCACGGCGGACGAGGACGGCGTCAGCTGCCTGCTGATCGGCACCGAGAGCGCCCACCTTTACGTGCTGGACCCCGAGGCTTTTGTCATTTTGGCAAAG ATGTGGCTTCCGGCCCCGCCCACGACCATGGACGTGACGGGTCAGTTCGACGTGGAGTTCCGCATCACGGTGGCGTGCCGCGACGGCAACATCTACATCCTTCGCAG GGACTCGGAGAAAGCCAAGTACTGCGTGGAGCTGACCTCGCATCCCGTCGGCCTCCTGAGGGTGGGCAAGAACGTGGTGGTGGGAACCGCCGACCACAACTTGCAGGCCTTCACGCAGAAG GGTAAGAAGCTTTGGAAGGTGTCCCTCCCGGCGGCCATCCGGACCATGGCCCCCATGGAGTTGCCGGCGCGAGGCTTGCAGGCGGTCCTGGTGGCTCTGGCCAATTGCGAGGTCCAGCTGTACGCCGACAAGAACCTGCTGAGCAGCGTCCGAACGCCGGCCGCCGTCAGCGCCGTCCGCTTCGGCCGCTACGGCCGCGAGGACGGGGCCCTGGTCATGAGCACCGAGGGCGGCGGCCTGATGGTGAAAATCCTCAAGAGGACGGCCGAGTTCCGGGAGCGGGAcggcggcggcaacggcggcggcggcacccCCGGCGGCGGGCCCCCGGCGGCGCAGGGCGTGCGTCTCAACGTGCCCAAAAAGACCAAGCTGTACGTGGACCAGACCCTGCGGGAGCGCGAGCACGCCGCCGCCATGCACCGGGCCTTCCAGATGGACCTGGCCCGCCTGCGTCTGGCGGCGGCGCGGGCCTACGCCCGGGCCCTGGAGTCCAGCCTGGCCCCGGTGTCGTCGGGGCCCGGGCGCTGGCTCAAGATGACGGCGGCCGTGCGGGGACTGGGCGCCTCCCTGGAGCTGACGCTGGGCCTGCAGaacacggcggcggcgggccgCCGGCCCCTGCGCGACCTGAGCGTCAGCTTCCTCTACGACGGCGCCTCCTACCGGCTGCGGGAGCCCCTGCTGAAGATCGCCCTGCTGCTGCCGGGACCCGTCTACCCGCTGCGGACGCTGGTGGAGCGCCTGGGCCAGGTCCCCGACGTCATCAAGGTCTTTGTCCTGGCCGGGGGCCGCGGCGCCCCGCTGCTGACCGCGCACGTCAACATGCCGGCGGGCGAGCTGGCCGTGGCGCGCTGA